One Leptospira wolbachii serovar Codice str. CDC genomic region harbors:
- a CDS encoding ChaN family lipoprotein, which yields MKLFSSLFRFSIFLVLLVTYEISAEEIPLSVQIVRTSTAETVSITEIVKESSKYDVIVLGEEHDNEDLHRFYEALFKSISDLESTSLSLEMLEQDQQNIVNEFMKGTISESHFLSSVTQWKNFKRDYLPLVSIAKDKKCNVVAANPPRRYVNLISRKGLSAYREFSDGAIQYLPPAYSLEKYLTEDYKQRLTALFVEGHEGGHGMGNQHLVLGQATWDQGMAEAISREFYKTGKKVVHLNGRFHSDRTGGVVHRLREMGLSVLVLSGFVKDREESREFAKIADFVILTNSR from the coding sequence TTGAAGCTCTTCTCTAGTCTGTTTAGGTTTTCGATTTTTTTAGTTCTTCTCGTGACTTACGAAATTTCTGCTGAGGAAATTCCCTTATCCGTACAAATTGTTCGGACTTCCACAGCAGAAACCGTTTCCATCACGGAAATTGTAAAGGAATCTTCCAAGTATGACGTCATTGTTTTGGGAGAAGAACATGACAACGAAGACCTCCATCGTTTTTATGAAGCTCTATTTAAAAGTATATCCGATCTAGAATCCACTTCTTTGTCTTTGGAAATGTTGGAACAAGACCAACAAAATATAGTGAATGAATTTATGAAAGGAACCATTTCGGAATCCCATTTTCTTTCTTCTGTAACTCAATGGAAAAATTTCAAAAGAGATTATTTGCCGTTAGTTTCCATTGCAAAAGATAAAAAATGTAATGTGGTTGCTGCTAATCCCCCTAGACGTTATGTAAATTTAATTTCAAGAAAGGGTTTGTCCGCCTATCGGGAGTTTTCTGACGGGGCCATACAATACCTACCGCCTGCTTATAGTTTGGAAAAGTATCTTACCGAAGATTACAAACAAAGGTTAACGGCTCTTTTTGTGGAAGGGCATGAAGGAGGCCATGGTATGGGAAACCAACACCTTGTTCTCGGGCAAGCCACTTGGGACCAAGGGATGGCCGAGGCAATTTCCCGTGAATTCTACAAAACAGGAAAGAAGGTGGTTCACTTAAATGGCAGGTTCCACTCAGATCGCACAGGCGGTGTCGTCCACAGACTACGGGAAATGGGGCTTTCTGTCTTAGTTCTCTCTGGATTTGTTAAAGATCGGGAAGAGAGTCGTGAATTTGCGAAAATCGCTGATTTTGTAATTTTAACAAACAGCCGATAA
- a CDS encoding SPL family radical SAM protein, which produces MFKSFSHIYIEEGIKDHFRTKEILDKFPNAIHIPIRHYKDSFNRNSQNFRIQKETPKLILAAKKDQFLYPGSDFSPNFSHPHFYYNTLALNCIYDCEYCYLQGMFPSANLVLFVNWEDFFSATTDFIEKNHSLYLALSYDTDLLALESFFPATKTWLKFAESQPNLSLEIRTKSTNYSQIAKSSPNPNVILAWTLSPQAIIDVIEHGTPSLQARLKAINQAVSDGWKVRICIDPILRVPNWQTHYQSLADKLGKELNVEGITDISFGGFRMNIDFLKRMVEVRKDSSILFHAFEKKDKIVSYSKLETEEILELMSSSLNKHFSPSQIKVSYS; this is translated from the coding sequence ATGTTTAAATCATTTTCTCATATTTATATTGAAGAAGGGATTAAAGACCACTTTCGAACCAAAGAGATATTAGATAAGTTTCCAAATGCGATACATATTCCGATTCGTCATTATAAAGATAGTTTCAATCGCAATTCTCAAAACTTCAGAATCCAAAAAGAAACTCCCAAATTAATTTTAGCCGCAAAAAAAGATCAATTCTTATATCCAGGAAGTGATTTTTCACCGAACTTTTCTCATCCGCATTTTTACTATAATACACTAGCACTCAACTGTATTTATGACTGTGAATATTGTTATTTACAAGGGATGTTTCCTTCCGCAAATCTCGTGTTATTCGTGAACTGGGAAGATTTTTTTTCCGCAACAACTGATTTTATAGAAAAAAATCACTCACTTTACCTCGCCTTATCCTACGACACAGACCTGCTTGCGTTGGAATCATTTTTCCCCGCAACGAAAACATGGCTCAAATTTGCCGAATCACAGCCAAACTTAAGTTTAGAAATCCGAACCAAGTCAACTAACTACAGTCAAATTGCCAAATCCTCTCCCAATCCCAATGTAATTTTAGCTTGGACTTTGAGCCCTCAAGCCATCATCGACGTTATTGAACATGGAACCCCATCGCTACAAGCTAGATTGAAAGCCATCAACCAAGCAGTCTCTGATGGTTGGAAGGTTCGCATTTGTATTGATCCGATCCTACGAGTTCCCAACTGGCAAACCCATTACCAATCGTTAGCCGACAAACTAGGGAAAGAACTAAATGTTGAGGGCATTACAGACATTAGTTTTGGCGGATTTAGAATGAATATTGATTTTTTGAAGAGAATGGTAGAGGTAAGAAAGGACTCTTCCATTTTATTTCATGCTTTTGAAAAAAAAGATAAAATAGTTTCTTATTCAAAATTAGAAACAGAAGAAATTTTAGAACTAATGTCATCGTCTCTGAACAAACATTTCTCTCCTTCGCAAATAAAAGTAAGTTATTCCTGA
- a CDS encoding transglycosylase domain-containing protein — protein sequence MSAPSPKYLCPHCQKASRLPEPIPRDGKFQLTCAHCKEKVILNFTDYRFEILQVVPREPEVSDGTQSFQPFKIPTPSITKPNSFKERSEPKSKPFWERKVVFEREPEVRAFKPKPLKQRLISGRGKTPSFSYVKLAFTVTSICLFLFILGFSYFVAGVLATKKEVPMYLESLSKNIPTKILDRNGQMVSEIFQKRTSTLHLQDYPEDMISILLNIEDQKFFFHGGVDYSAILRAFFKNIINLSYKQGASTITQQLARIILDDRRKSLNRKWREAQLAFALESVLTKEQILETYMNHVYLGHGAFGFGEGIKFYFQKNPMELSKEEMVLLASLPSAPNKYSPLKNPEDSYTRVRAILQMFRNRGIYPNLDREKFVSFYHNLSTRSPNETVFGSRQDIAPYVTEHVRGILSSLEGDKNIYESGGYTVETTLDRGAQELIGPMVREYLNKTRKSGKIQKKRIRLKPESPMDLAFRQKMEEVAILNEMVWNTDSLDSEKDTSAVQAAIVGIQPNTGQVLFIHGGEEFNSQNQFNRATQMRRQTGSSIKAVLYASAIDAGVIQAGTRILDAPLYYRGGGGKEWAPENLGGSFDGEISLRTALVKSKNTAAVQVAERLGSAGIERYFTKYFFPNDAEKKARYRGDLSLALGTLEISPLEMASAFTGFVNQGTVKRPYLIQRIKNAKGVILYEAGGTDEFKLKLPPERQVIRPDTAEVMVSLLKDSGRASGVRNGGYAGDLIGKTGTTNDYKDAWFVGARPDLALAVWIGYDNPKFGMGGSGLGGAVAAPLWGEIVSAIDKKNIIPKIQFSQPVYAKSHKICSLTGKLASPTCPVANELYLSDYPPEGICTEDHKSVQSENKDLMKGLY from the coding sequence ATGTCGGCACCTTCTCCTAAATACCTTTGTCCCCACTGCCAAAAGGCATCTCGGCTACCAGAGCCAATCCCTAGGGACGGTAAATTTCAGCTAACATGTGCTCACTGTAAGGAAAAGGTAATTCTTAATTTTACAGATTATCGTTTTGAAATTTTACAGGTGGTTCCGAGAGAACCAGAGGTTTCTGATGGGACTCAGTCGTTCCAACCCTTTAAAATTCCCACACCTTCCATCACCAAACCAAACTCCTTTAAGGAAAGATCAGAGCCAAAATCAAAACCATTTTGGGAAAGAAAGGTGGTCTTTGAAAGAGAACCAGAAGTTCGGGCCTTCAAACCTAAACCCTTAAAACAAAGACTCATTAGTGGAAGAGGAAAAACTCCATCATTTTCCTATGTGAAACTTGCGTTTACAGTCACTTCTATTTGTTTGTTTTTATTTATACTCGGGTTTTCTTATTTTGTGGCGGGAGTGCTTGCGACTAAAAAAGAAGTGCCAATGTATTTGGAGTCACTTTCCAAAAACATTCCCACTAAAATTTTGGATCGTAACGGACAGATGGTTAGTGAAATTTTTCAAAAACGAACTTCCACCTTACATTTGCAAGACTATCCAGAAGATATGATTTCAATCCTTTTGAATATTGAAGATCAAAAGTTTTTCTTTCATGGAGGAGTTGATTATTCGGCAATCCTTCGAGCCTTTTTTAAAAATATCATCAACCTAAGTTATAAACAAGGGGCCTCTACTATCACTCAACAGTTAGCACGAATCATATTGGATGATCGTCGCAAAAGTTTGAATAGAAAGTGGAGAGAAGCACAACTTGCCTTTGCTTTAGAATCAGTGCTAACCAAAGAACAAATATTGGAAACCTATATGAACCATGTCTATTTGGGGCATGGAGCTTTTGGATTTGGGGAAGGAATTAAATTTTATTTTCAAAAAAATCCGATGGAGTTAAGTAAAGAAGAGATGGTGCTTCTCGCATCACTTCCATCGGCTCCGAACAAATACTCTCCACTCAAAAATCCAGAAGATTCCTATACTCGTGTTCGGGCCATTTTACAGATGTTTCGCAATCGTGGAATTTATCCTAATTTGGATCGTGAAAAGTTCGTTAGTTTCTATCATAATCTCTCTACTCGTTCTCCGAATGAAACTGTTTTTGGTTCCAGACAAGACATCGCTCCTTATGTAACAGAACATGTTCGCGGAATCCTTTCCTCCTTAGAAGGAGATAAGAATATTTACGAAAGTGGTGGCTATACAGTGGAAACCACTTTGGATCGCGGGGCACAGGAATTGATTGGTCCGATGGTTCGTGAGTATCTAAACAAAACAAGAAAGTCTGGAAAAATCCAAAAAAAACGAATCCGATTGAAACCAGAGTCACCCATGGATTTAGCATTTCGACAAAAGATGGAAGAAGTTGCTATCTTAAACGAAATGGTTTGGAATACGGACAGTTTGGATTCAGAAAAAGATACCAGTGCAGTCCAAGCTGCCATTGTAGGAATCCAACCAAACACGGGTCAGGTGCTATTCATTCATGGGGGTGAGGAATTTAACTCACAAAACCAGTTCAATCGGGCCACACAAATGCGTAGGCAAACGGGTAGTTCCATCAAGGCAGTGTTATACGCCTCGGCAATTGACGCAGGTGTAATCCAAGCCGGAACAAGAATTTTGGATGCACCTTTATACTATCGTGGTGGGGGAGGGAAGGAGTGGGCTCCCGAAAACTTGGGTGGAAGTTTTGATGGTGAGATTTCTCTTCGCACAGCCCTTGTGAAATCCAAAAACACAGCAGCCGTTCAAGTGGCAGAACGATTGGGAAGTGCCGGGATTGAACGTTATTTTACAAAATATTTTTTCCCGAATGATGCGGAAAAGAAAGCTCGCTACCGAGGTGATTTGTCATTGGCTCTCGGAACCTTAGAGATCTCCCCACTGGAGATGGCTTCTGCCTTTACTGGTTTTGTCAACCAAGGAACCGTAAAGAGGCCTTATCTCATCCAAAGAATAAAAAATGCAAAGGGTGTGATTTTGTATGAAGCGGGTGGAACGGACGAGTTTAAATTAAAATTGCCTCCGGAGCGCCAAGTGATTCGTCCCGATACTGCCGAGGTGATGGTGTCTTTACTTAAAGACAGTGGTCGCGCTAGTGGAGTACGAAACGGTGGTTATGCGGGAGACCTTATAGGAAAAACGGGAACGACAAATGATTATAAAGATGCTTGGTTTGTGGGGGCAAGACCCGATTTAGCTTTGGCAGTATGGATTGGTTACGACAATCCAAAATTTGGAATGGGTGGCAGTGGACTTGGTGGGGCTGTGGCCGCACCACTTTGGGGAGAGATAGTTTCTGCTATCGATAAAAAAAATATAATTCCAAAAATCCAGTTTAGTCAGCCTGTGTATGCAAAATCGCATAAAATTTGTTCCTTAACAGGAAAACTAGCATCCCCCACCTGCCCTGTGGCAAATGAACTCTATCTTTCTGATTATCCACCAGAAGGAATTTGTACGGAAGATCATAAGTCTGTTCAATCAGAGAATAAAGATTTGATGAAAGGATTGTATTAA
- a CDS encoding nucleoside phosphorylase-I family protein gives MSALFFAVLSEAKPWLELLQAKPLSHSGKFRIFQKGSHSIIISGTGKLSMALAVSEFAHTLSKEERNQMKVWNLGIAGATTSELSLGDFFWIHKITDTATKRDFYPDRIVNSQLTKETDLKTFDQPVTKEKNVDRFLSLTKEEFAGTSLVDMEGSGFFEAASLYFPLENIAVGKIVSDHLEGKFCQTEDVEKMMAKTAGTLFEEWISPLPWVCVDEIETIDWPKVENFIQNLRLTETMKHDLKKSIRFFRLRNPKAQLPFPDESTKAKLESKTDLKTYFESWRNSLHV, from the coding sequence ATGTCTGCATTGTTTTTCGCTGTTCTTTCCGAGGCCAAACCATGGTTGGAACTATTACAAGCGAAACCTTTGTCCCATTCTGGCAAATTTCGGATCTTCCAAAAAGGTTCTCATTCTATTATTATTTCCGGCACAGGAAAACTTTCCATGGCCTTGGCTGTTTCGGAATTTGCTCACACCTTATCTAAAGAAGAAAGAAACCAAATGAAAGTTTGGAATTTGGGAATTGCCGGTGCCACTACATCCGAACTATCATTAGGTGATTTTTTTTGGATTCATAAAATTACAGATACCGCAACAAAAAGAGATTTTTATCCCGATCGAATCGTAAACTCTCAATTGACTAAGGAAACAGATCTCAAAACCTTTGATCAGCCAGTCACCAAAGAAAAAAACGTAGACAGGTTTTTATCTCTCACAAAAGAAGAGTTCGCTGGAACCAGTCTAGTAGATATGGAAGGTTCTGGTTTTTTTGAAGCAGCTTCCCTTTATTTTCCCTTAGAAAACATTGCAGTGGGGAAAATAGTCTCAGATCACCTCGAGGGAAAGTTTTGCCAAACGGAAGATGTGGAAAAGATGATGGCAAAAACTGCCGGGACTTTATTCGAAGAATGGATTTCTCCTTTGCCATGGGTTTGTGTTGACGAAATCGAAACCATTGACTGGCCAAAGGTGGAAAATTTTATCCAAAATCTTCGCCTAACAGAAACTATGAAACATGATCTAAAAAAATCGATTCGTTTTTTCCGATTACGAAATCCCAAGGCTCAACTTCCCTTTCCCGATGAATCAACAAAAGCAAAATTAGAATCCAAAACCGATTTAAAAACCTACTTTGAATCATGGAGAAACTCGCTTCATGTTTAA
- a CDS encoding glutathione peroxidase, which translates to MKQGGSMQRKVLFAIFLFMGFHIYAGAKKMSFHDFKTVSIQGKEVSLSEYKGHPVLVVNVASKCGYTPQYEGLEKIHQSYKDQGLKVVGFPSNDFGGQEPGTESQIAEFCKLNFGVTFDLMKKTKVLGNDKDPVYQFLTENSKEKGDVKWNFEKFLIDKKGNVMYRFPSGTKPESAELKQAIEALL; encoded by the coding sequence ATGAAACAGGGGGGTTCCATGCAAAGAAAAGTTTTGTTTGCCATTTTTCTCTTTATGGGTTTTCATATCTATGCTGGAGCAAAAAAGATGTCATTCCATGATTTCAAAACAGTTTCAATCCAAGGGAAAGAAGTTTCCCTTTCCGAATACAAAGGACATCCTGTCCTGGTAGTCAACGTTGCATCTAAGTGTGGTTATACGCCACAGTATGAAGGCTTAGAAAAAATCCATCAGTCTTATAAGGATCAAGGATTGAAAGTGGTTGGATTTCCTTCCAATGATTTTGGTGGTCAGGAACCTGGAACAGAATCCCAAATTGCCGAGTTTTGCAAACTAAACTTTGGGGTCACTTTTGATCTTATGAAAAAAACCAAAGTTCTTGGAAATGACAAAGATCCCGTTTATCAATTTCTAACAGAGAATTCTAAGGAAAAAGGGGATGTGAAGTGGAACTTTGAAAAATTCCTGATCGATAAAAAAGGGAATGTAATGTATCGGTTTCCTTCTGGAACTAAACCGGAAAGTGCGGAGTTAAAACAAGCGATTGAAGCTCTTCTCTAG